The Cellulosimicrobium cellulans genome contains the following window.
CCCCCGAGTACGAACCCCGCGGCTGCCCCCGCGGCGCCGCGTTCTCCTGGTACACCTACTCCCCCACCCGCGTGCGCTACCCCTACGTCCGCGGCACCCTCCTGGACGTCTACCGCGCCGCCCGCGCCGCCACCGGCGACCCCGTGCTGGCCTGGGAGCGACTCACCACCGACCCCGAGAGCGCGCGGCGCTACAAGTCCGCCCGCGGCAAGGGCGGGCTCGTGCGCGCGTCGTGGGACGAAGCCGCCGAGATCGTCGCCGCCGCCCACGTGCACACCATCAAGACCTACGGACCCGACCGCGTCGCCGGGTTCTCCCCCATCCCTGCGATGTCGATGGTGTCCCACGGCGTCGGCGCGCGCTTCGTGCAGATGCTCGGCGGCACCATGCTCTCGTTCTACGACTGGTACGCCGACCTCCCGGTCGCCTCCCCGCAGGTGTTCGGCGACCAGACCGACGTCCCCGAGTCCGCCGACTGGTGGAACTCCACCTACTGCATCATGTGGGGCTCCAACGTCCCGGTCACCCGCACCCCCGACGCCCACTTCATGACCGAGGCCCGCTACCGCGGCCAGAAGGTGATCGTCGTCTCCCCCGACTACGCCGACAACACCAAGTTCGCCGACGAGTGGCTCGCCCCGCACCCGGGGACGGACGGCGCCCTCGCCCAGGCCATGGGCCACGTCATCCTCACCGAGCACTACGCGCGGCGCCGGACGCCGCAGTTCGCCGAGTACGCGGCGCGCTTCACCGACCTCCCGAACCTCGTCGTCCTCGACGAGCACGGCGACGGGTACGGGAACCCCGACGACCGGCCGGTCGCCACGTTCGTCCCGGGGAAGTTCCTCACCGCGGCGGACCTGCCCGACGGCGTCGGGCGCCCCGGCGACGACGACGCCGCCTCCTCGAACGCCCGCTTCAAGACCGTCGTGCTCGACGCCGACGGCACGCCGCGCGTCCCGAACGGCAGCCTCGGCCACCGCTACGGCGAGGCCGACGCGGGCCGCTGGAACCTCGACCTCGGCGACATCGATCCCCTGCTCTCCGTCGCGGACCCGCACGGCGTCTTCTGGGGCGCCCCGCAGACCGCCCCCACCCGCGACACCGTCCCCGAGCGCCCGCCGTCGGCCGACCAGAGCTCTACCTCGGCGGACCAAGGCTCTACCTCGGCGGACCAGGGGTCCTCGGCGAGAGGCGAGACGGCTGCAGAGGCAGTGGGGGCCACCTACGAGACGGTCGCGGTCGCGCTGCCGCGGTTCGACCTCGACCCGGCGCCCGGTGACGAGGCGGGCGCGCACCTGGGCGGCGCGGGCGTCGTCGTGCGCGGGGTCCCGGCCCGGCGGGTCGGCGGTCGGCTCGTCACGACGGTGCTGGACCTGCTGCTCGCGCAGTACGGGGTGAACCGCCCGGAGCTGGGGCTACCCGGCGAGTGGCCCGCGGGCTACGACGACGACGCGTCGCCCGCGACGCCCGCGTGGCAGGAGCGGTTCACCGGGGTGCCCGCCGCGGCGGCCGAGCGGATCGGGCGCGAGTTCGCGCAGAACGCGCTGGACTCGGGCGGTCGCTCGATGATCATCATGGGCGCGGGGACCAACCACTGGTTCCACTCCGACACCATCTACCGGGCGATGCTCGCGCTGACGACGCTCACCGGCTGCCAGGGTGTGAACGGCGGCGGGTGGGCGCACTACGTGGGGCAGGAGAAGTGCCGCCCGGTGACCGGGTGGGCGCAGTACGCGGGCGGCCTGGACTGGTCGCGCCCGCCGCGGCAGATGATCGGCACGGCGTTCTGGTACCTCGCGACGGACCAGTGGCGGTACGACGGGCTGCCCGCCGACGCGCTCGCGTCACCGCTCGCGCAGGGCCAGTTCTCGGGTCGCACGACGGCGGACACGCTCGTCGAGTCGGCGCAGCGCGGCTGGATGCCGAGCTTCCCGACGTTCGACCGCAACCCCCTCGACCTCGTGGACGAGGCGCGCGCGGCGGGCAAGGAACCCGCACAGCACGTGGTCGACGAGCTCACGGCCGGGACCCTGCGGTTCGCGTGCGAGGACCCGGACGACCCGGCGAACTTCCCGCGCGTCGTGACGGTGTGGCGCGCGAACATCCTCGGGTCGTCGGGCAAGGGCAACGAGTACTTCCTCAAGCACCTGCTGGGGACCGACGCCGCGGTCAACGCGGCGGAGTCGAGCCCCGAGCGCCGCCCGCGGTCGATGACCTGGCGGGACGAGGCCCCGCAGGGCAAGCTCGACCTGCTCGTCACGCTCGACTTCCGCATGACGTCGACGACGCTGTTCTCGGACGTCGTGCTGCCGGCGGCGACGTGGTACGAGAAGCACGACCTGTCCTCCACGGACATGCACCCGTTCGTGCACTCGTTCAACCCCGCGATCAGCCCGCCGTGGCAGACGCGCACCGACTTCGACATCTTCCACACGATCGCGGGGAAGGTGTCCGAGCTCGCGGTGACGCACCTCGGGGTCCGGGAGGACCTCGTCGCCGCGCCGCTCGCGCACGACACCCCGGACGAGATGGCGGTCCCGCACGGCGCGCTCACCGACTCGGGGCTCCCGGTGACGGAGCGCGAGCTCGTGCCCGGCGTGACGATGCCCAAGCTCGTGGTGGTCGAGCGGGACTACCCGGCGTTCGCCGCCCGGATGGCGTCGCTCGGTCCGCTCACGGAGAAGGCGGGCATGGTCACCAAGGGCGTGCACTTCTCGCCCGCGCCCGAGGTCGCCGACCTCGGCCGCCGCAACGGCCTCGTCCAGGACGGCCCGACGGCGGGGCGCCCGCGCCTGGACCGGGACACGCACGCGTGCGAGATGATCCTCGCGCTGTCGGGGACGACGAACGGGCGGCTCGCGGTGCAGGGGTTCGAGCACGTCGAGCAGCGCACGGGCACGCGCCTCGCCGACCTCGCCCTGGACGAGCAGGGCAAGCGCGTGACCTTCCCGGACGTGCAGTCGCGCCCGACGCCGGTCATCACCTCTCCCGAGTGGTCCGGCTCGGAGCACGGCGGCCGCCGGTACTCGGCGTTCGTCGTCAACGTGGAGCGGCTCAAGCCGTGGCACACCCTGACCGGGCGCCAGCACCTCTACCTCGACCACGACTGGATGATCGAGCTCGGCGAGCACATGCCGATCTTCCGGCCACCGCTCGACATGCACCGCCTGTTCGGCGACTCCCCGGTGGTGGGCGACACGTCGCCGTCGGGCTACCCCGCGTCGGGCGGTCATGCCGAGGTCGCGGTGCGGTACCTGACGCCGCACAACAAGTGGTCGATCCACTCCGAGTACCAGGACAACCTCTTCATGCTGTCCCTGTCCCGGGGCGGCCCGAACGTCTGGATGTCTCCCGCCGACGCCGCCAAGATCGGGGTCGCGGACAACGAGTGGATCGAGGCGTACAACCGCAACGGCGTGGTCGTGGCGAGGGCGGTGGTGAGCCACCGGATGCCGGAGGGCACCGTCTACATGCACCACGCGACCGACCGCACGATCGACGTCCCGCTCGCCGAGACGTCCGGGCTGCGCGGCGGCATCCACAACTCGCTCACGCGCATCCTCCTCAAGCCGACGCACCTCGCGGGCGGCTACGCCCAGCTCTCCTACGCGTTCAACTACCTGGGGCCCACGGGGAACCAGCGCGACGAGATGACCGTCATCCGCCGACGCAGCCAGGAGGTGCGGTACTCGTGACGCTCGTGACACTCGTGACCCGGACCGGAACAGCGCGGGGCCCGGCGGCGGGCAGGCAGTCGTCGGCGTGGGAGGGGGTGGCGTCGTGCGGGTGATGGCGCAGATGTCGATGGTGATGAACCTGGACAAGTGCATCGGGTGTCATACGTGCTCGGTCACGTGCAAGCAGGCCTGGACCAACCGCACCGGGGTCGAGTACGTGTGGTTCAACAACGTCGAGACCCGCCCCGGCCTCGGGTACCCCCGCACCTACCAGGACCAGGACCGCTGGCAGGGCGGGTGGGTCCGCACCAAGAAGGGCAAGCTCAAGCTCCGCGCCGGCGGGCGCCTGAAGAAGCTCGCCACGATCTTCTCCAACCCCGTCCTGCCCTCCATCCACGACTACTACGAACCGTGGACCTACGAGTACGACATGCTCCTCTCAGCCCCCCAAGGCGCCCACACCCCCGTCGCACGCCCGAAGTCGCTGCTCACGGGCAAGGACATGAACATCTCCTGGTCGGCGAACTGGGACGACGATCTCGCCGGCTCCACCGCGACCATGGACCAGGACCCGATCCTGCAACACATGTCCGAGCACGTCGCGACCGAGCTCGACAAGACGTTCATGTTCTACCTGCCCCGCATCTGCGAACACTGCCTCAACCCCGCCTGC
Protein-coding sequences here:
- a CDS encoding nitrate reductase subunit alpha; translation: MTTTSDGPVEDALLRLGKHLRRGKVSDDLRQVFLTGGRQGDVFYRDRWSHDKVVRSTHGVNCTGSCSWKVYVKDGIITWETQQTDYPSVGPDSPEYEPRGCPRGAAFSWYTYSPTRVRYPYVRGTLLDVYRAARAATGDPVLAWERLTTDPESARRYKSARGKGGLVRASWDEAAEIVAAAHVHTIKTYGPDRVAGFSPIPAMSMVSHGVGARFVQMLGGTMLSFYDWYADLPVASPQVFGDQTDVPESADWWNSTYCIMWGSNVPVTRTPDAHFMTEARYRGQKVIVVSPDYADNTKFADEWLAPHPGTDGALAQAMGHVILTEHYARRRTPQFAEYAARFTDLPNLVVLDEHGDGYGNPDDRPVATFVPGKFLTAADLPDGVGRPGDDDAASSNARFKTVVLDADGTPRVPNGSLGHRYGEADAGRWNLDLGDIDPLLSVADPHGVFWGAPQTAPTRDTVPERPPSADQSSTSADQGSTSADQGSSARGETAAEAVGATYETVAVALPRFDLDPAPGDEAGAHLGGAGVVVRGVPARRVGGRLVTTVLDLLLAQYGVNRPELGLPGEWPAGYDDDASPATPAWQERFTGVPAAAAERIGREFAQNALDSGGRSMIIMGAGTNHWFHSDTIYRAMLALTTLTGCQGVNGGGWAHYVGQEKCRPVTGWAQYAGGLDWSRPPRQMIGTAFWYLATDQWRYDGLPADALASPLAQGQFSGRTTADTLVESAQRGWMPSFPTFDRNPLDLVDEARAAGKEPAQHVVDELTAGTLRFACEDPDDPANFPRVVTVWRANILGSSGKGNEYFLKHLLGTDAAVNAAESSPERRPRSMTWRDEAPQGKLDLLVTLDFRMTSTTLFSDVVLPAATWYEKHDLSSTDMHPFVHSFNPAISPPWQTRTDFDIFHTIAGKVSELAVTHLGVREDLVAAPLAHDTPDEMAVPHGALTDSGLPVTERELVPGVTMPKLVVVERDYPAFAARMASLGPLTEKAGMVTKGVHFSPAPEVADLGRRNGLVQDGPTAGRPRLDRDTHACEMILALSGTTNGRLAVQGFEHVEQRTGTRLADLALDEQGKRVTFPDVQSRPTPVITSPEWSGSEHGGRRYSAFVVNVERLKPWHTLTGRQHLYLDHDWMIELGEHMPIFRPPLDMHRLFGDSPVVGDTSPSGYPASGGHAEVAVRYLTPHNKWSIHSEYQDNLFMLSLSRGGPNVWMSPADAAKIGVADNEWIEAYNRNGVVVARAVVSHRMPEGTVYMHHATDRTIDVPLAETSGLRGGIHNSLTRILLKPTHLAGGYAQLSYAFNYLGPTGNQRDEMTVIRRRSQEVRYS